One part of the Candidatus Aquiluna sp. UB-MaderosW2red genome encodes these proteins:
- the manA gene encoding mannose-6-phosphate isomerase, class I, which translates to MRIKNEPMAYAWGASELLSDLLGIETPDHPIAEVWFGTHKSSLTMVSDSANGSLLDRVGELPYLVKFLAAAQPLSIQAHPARDRARMQFANNHKSYSDANHKPELLIAITEFRALCGFRPLPEIEADLRLLAAASTPLAGLWGAFEAAGIEAAMRWIYDAPASAVLQLVANCTVLGRKRARLIEDLFHQHPSDAGILVSVLMNLVALRPGEAIFLPAGNIHAYLEGMGVEVMAASDNVLRGGLTQKPVDVRELMQILDFQSLIEPRVSQQKLAQGLHRFGVEIPDFNVYRVEPSSSNLLVDIQLNGSAIVVCVSGELNISTSQDESLTLRKGQAGYLGDARLFSVVGSGTGYLAMG; encoded by the coding sequence TTGAGAATTAAAAACGAGCCCATGGCATACGCCTGGGGCGCAAGTGAACTACTTTCTGATCTTTTGGGTATTGAAACCCCAGATCATCCGATAGCCGAAGTGTGGTTCGGCACTCATAAGAGTTCTTTGACCATGGTGTCGGACTCGGCTAATGGTTCGCTTTTAGACCGGGTCGGTGAGCTCCCATACCTTGTGAAGTTTTTGGCTGCGGCCCAACCACTTTCAATTCAGGCGCACCCAGCTAGGGATCGAGCCAGGATGCAGTTTGCTAATAACCACAAGTCTTATTCCGATGCCAACCATAAGCCCGAGCTTTTGATTGCGATAACCGAGTTTCGGGCGCTGTGTGGCTTTCGACCGCTTCCCGAGATAGAAGCGGATCTGAGGCTGCTAGCAGCTGCATCAACTCCGCTGGCAGGGCTATGGGGAGCCTTTGAGGCTGCCGGCATTGAAGCCGCTATGCGTTGGATCTACGATGCCCCAGCTTCGGCGGTATTGCAGCTTGTTGCCAACTGCACCGTGTTGGGCCGCAAGAGAGCTCGGTTGATTGAGGACTTGTTTCACCAGCACCCATCTGATGCCGGAATCTTAGTTTCGGTCCTGATGAATCTTGTTGCCCTTAGACCTGGCGAGGCAATCTTTTTACCCGCTGGCAACATCCACGCATATCTTGAAGGCATGGGGGTGGAGGTGATGGCCGCCAGTGACAACGTGTTGCGCGGCGGCTTGACCCAAAAGCCAGTTGATGTTCGGGAGCTAATGCAAATTTTAGATTTTCAGAGCCTAATTGAGCCGCGTGTTTCTCAGCAAAAATTGGCTCAGGGGCTTCATCGGTTCGGGGTGGAAATTCCAGATTTCAATGTTTATCGGGTTGAGCCTAGTTCGTCGAATCTCCTGGTGGATATCCAACTAAATGGCTCTGCGATTGTGGTCTGCGTCTCGGGTGAACTTAATATTTCAACATCTCAGGATGAAAGCCTGACTCTGCGTAAGGGCCAGGCCGGTTACTTGGGGGATGCGAGACTATTTTCGGTGGTTGGCTCCGGAACTGGCTATCTGGCCATGGGCTAG
- a CDS encoding LacI family DNA-binding transcriptional regulator, whose amino-acid sequence MVGIIEVAQRAGVSTATVSRALNGKAHVSARAREKVLKAAQELGYVASSSAYSLATGRSKNIGVVMPFIDRWYFSNLLENAVNALVARGYDVTLYNLSGGETHRRRIFEDLVLRKRVDGVLTVAVKLSPQELSRLSEINKPIIGIGGPIPGARSLAIDDEGAGRLATQHLISLGHTEIGMISGTPATEMDFHQPYLRKTGYHEALLDANLDFHPQWMAEADFTVPGGYHAAKQMLGDPRNAPTAIFCASDEMGFGAIQAARDLGYRVPQDISVIGMDGHPLGEFYGLSTIEQRPSAQGVKGANMIVDIIESEDPKQLLNFEQVNQWPIELLVRSSTAKRSS is encoded by the coding sequence ATGGTAGGAATTATTGAAGTAGCGCAGCGGGCTGGCGTCTCCACAGCCACGGTGTCCAGGGCACTTAACGGCAAAGCCCACGTTTCAGCCCGAGCTCGTGAAAAGGTCCTCAAGGCCGCGCAGGAGCTTGGCTACGTGGCATCATCCTCGGCTTACAGCCTCGCCACCGGAAGATCCAAGAACATTGGGGTGGTGATGCCGTTTATTGACCGCTGGTATTTTTCCAACCTGTTGGAAAATGCGGTCAATGCCTTGGTGGCCAGAGGCTATGACGTGACTCTCTATAACCTCTCCGGAGGAGAAACTCACCGTCGAAGAATCTTTGAAGACCTCGTGCTAAGAAAGCGAGTTGATGGCGTCTTGACCGTGGCGGTAAAGCTTTCACCCCAAGAGCTCAGCCGACTAAGCGAGATAAACAAGCCGATCATTGGAATTGGTGGCCCAATTCCAGGGGCTCGATCCTTAGCGATAGACGACGAGGGCGCAGGACGATTGGCAACTCAACACTTGATTTCCCTCGGCCATACCGAGATCGGGATGATCTCGGGAACACCTGCTACTGAGATGGATTTTCACCAGCCGTACTTGCGTAAGACTGGATATCACGAGGCTTTGCTGGATGCCAATTTAGACTTCCATCCGCAGTGGATGGCGGAGGCTGACTTCACGGTTCCCGGCGGGTATCACGCTGCCAAGCAAATGCTTGGTGATCCAAGAAACGCTCCAACTGCGATCTTCTGCGCCTCGGACGAGATGGGCTTTGGGGCAATTCAAGCAGCCAGAGACTTGGGTTATCGTGTTCCCCAAGATATATCCGTAATTGGCATGGATGGGCACCCGCTTGGAGAGTTTTATGGCCTGTCCACTATTGAACAAAGACCCAGTGCTCAAGGAGTCAAGGGGGCAAACATGATCGTGGACATCATTGAATCTGAGGACCCGAAACAACTCCTGAATTTTGAGCAAGTGAATCAGTGGCCCATAGAGCTTTTGGTTCGCTCCTCAACTGCCAAGCGTTCTAGTTAG
- a CDS encoding YajQ family cyclic di-GMP-binding protein, with translation MADSTFDIVSKVDKQEADNALNQTSKEVEQRYDFKGTGAEISNSGEKIMIKANSPERAKAVLDVFETKLIKRGISLKSLDVGEPYASGKEYRMEMSLKSGIDQEQAKKISKIIRDEGPKGVKPIIQGDELRVSSKSRDDLQDTMALLKSSKLDIDVQFTNFR, from the coding sequence ATGGCTGATTCAACATTCGACATCGTATCCAAAGTAGATAAGCAAGAAGCGGATAACGCTCTGAACCAAACCTCCAAAGAAGTCGAGCAACGCTACGATTTCAAGGGAACTGGTGCTGAGATTTCCAACAGCGGCGAAAAGATCATGATCAAAGCCAACTCCCCAGAGCGGGCCAAGGCTGTTTTAGATGTCTTTGAAACCAAGCTAATCAAGCGCGGCATCTCTTTGAAGTCCCTTGATGTTGGAGAACCCTACGCCTCGGGCAAGGAATACCGCATGGAGATGAGCCTCAAAAGCGGCATCGACCAAGAACAAGCCAAAAAGATCTCAAAGATTATCCGAGACGAAGGCCCCAAGGGCGTGAAGCCAATCATTCAAGGAGACGAACTTAGAGTCAGCTCTAAATCTAGGGATGACCTGCAGGACACCATGGCGCTGTTGAAGTCTTCGAAACTGGATATCGACGTCCAGTTCACCAACTTTCGCTAG
- a CDS encoding polyprenyl synthetase family protein: protein MGNSLPKQLRLVSDRKLLKDLEARMVEVEARIIAATTSADALVTEMSSHLAKAGGKRMRPGLVLLTAQLGDPDAPEVVDAAVVMEVTHLATLYHDDVMDQASTRRGVDTAHLVWGNNVAILTGDLLFARASNIVASLGQEALTMQAQVFEQLVLGQLNETIGPREGQDPLAHYLDVLRDKTGSLIALSARLGALLSGADASYQQPLQAFGERIGVAFQLVDDIIDIQSTTEQSGKVSGTDLLAGVPTLPVFLLENHKDKESVELLQLIKSGLSAQNLPEVLEKLRAHVVMDEAQTETQRWADQAVAAISGLPAGSVKSALEAFAAAVVERQG, encoded by the coding sequence ATGGGCAATTCACTTCCAAAACAACTGCGGCTGGTTTCTGATCGCAAGCTGCTAAAAGATCTCGAAGCACGCATGGTCGAAGTCGAGGCTCGCATCATCGCGGCCACCACCTCGGCGGATGCCCTGGTGACTGAGATGTCCTCTCATCTAGCCAAGGCCGGCGGCAAAAGAATGCGCCCGGGTTTGGTTCTTCTAACGGCTCAGCTTGGCGACCCGGATGCTCCTGAGGTTGTGGACGCAGCCGTTGTCATGGAAGTTACTCACCTGGCGACTCTCTATCACGATGACGTGATGGACCAGGCTTCCACTAGGCGTGGGGTCGACACCGCGCATTTGGTTTGGGGCAATAACGTCGCCATTCTTACCGGAGACCTATTATTCGCCAGGGCTTCAAACATTGTTGCATCGCTTGGCCAAGAGGCCCTCACCATGCAGGCCCAAGTCTTTGAGCAGTTGGTGCTGGGTCAGCTGAACGAGACTATTGGGCCCCGAGAGGGCCAAGATCCGCTGGCTCATTATCTAGACGTGTTGCGAGATAAAACCGGCTCCCTTATTGCGCTATCCGCCAGACTCGGTGCACTTCTCTCGGGAGCCGATGCGAGCTACCAGCAACCGCTGCAGGCTTTTGGTGAACGTATCGGTGTTGCCTTTCAGCTGGTAGATGACATTATCGATATCCAGTCCACCACGGAGCAATCCGGCAAGGTCTCGGGAACCGATCTTTTGGCCGGTGTCCCAACGCTGCCAGTATTTTTATTGGAGAACCACAAAGACAAAGAATCAGTTGAGTTGCTTCAACTGATCAAATCTGGTCTCTCCGCGCAAAACCTGCCGGAAGTGTTAGAGAAATTGCGAGCACATGTTGTGATGGACGAAGCTCAAACGGAGACTCAGCGCTGGGCCGATCAGGCGGTAGCTGCGATTTCAGGATTACCAGCTGGTTCGGTCAAGTCTGCCCTCGAGGCATTCGCGGCCGCTGTTGTTGAGCGCCAGGGATAG
- a CDS encoding FAD-dependent oxidoreductase gives MSKLRLAVIGSGPAGIYASDLILKSEKDFEVSIDLFDSLPAPYGLVRYGVAPDHPRIKGIIKALYEVLDRGDIQFFGNVTYGVDISLDELKDHYHAVIFATGAIKDAALNVPGVDLAGSYGAADFVNWYDAHPDFPLDWPLDASQIAVIGNGNVALDVARMLIKRPEDLLATDIPSHVYENLKKSPVTDVHVFGRRGPAQVKFSPLELREALHLEGVEAIVYEDDFQYDQGSMTAIESSNQVRVMVKTLEGLKENKQDPQKRRLHLHFFSSPTRVLDSQGRVSGLEIERTKLDGTGNVVPTGEFETFPIQALYRAVGYYGSPLAELPFDEKKGIIPNDGGRVLDDAGLQIPGIYCTGWIKRGPVGLIGHTKADAIETIGHVIDDKPMWLKPSRPGESQIIETLNKKAVRFVGWPGWLKIDSTERSLGENQGRERIKLFDRSEMLDISES, from the coding sequence TTGTCAAAGCTTCGCCTTGCCGTAATCGGGTCAGGACCCGCCGGTATTTACGCATCCGATCTGATTTTAAAGTCCGAGAAAGACTTTGAAGTTTCTATTGATCTTTTTGATTCATTGCCAGCTCCCTACGGGTTAGTGCGCTACGGAGTTGCTCCGGATCACCCGAGAATTAAGGGAATTATCAAAGCGCTTTACGAGGTCTTGGACCGCGGGGATATCCAATTCTTTGGCAATGTGACCTACGGGGTGGACATTAGCTTGGATGAGCTTAAGGATCATTACCACGCTGTTATTTTTGCCACCGGAGCCATCAAGGATGCCGCACTTAATGTTCCCGGGGTAGATCTTGCCGGTAGTTACGGTGCCGCCGATTTTGTGAACTGGTACGACGCTCACCCGGATTTCCCACTGGATTGGCCGCTAGATGCCAGCCAGATAGCTGTAATCGGTAACGGCAATGTCGCCCTAGACGTTGCACGGATGCTAATCAAGCGTCCCGAGGATCTCTTGGCAACCGATATTCCTAGCCATGTTTATGAGAATCTCAAGAAATCGCCAGTCACCGACGTGCATGTTTTCGGCAGGAGGGGCCCAGCCCAGGTTAAGTTCTCGCCACTTGAGCTTCGCGAGGCACTGCACCTAGAGGGTGTCGAGGCAATTGTTTATGAAGATGACTTCCAGTATGACCAAGGTTCGATGACCGCGATCGAATCGAGCAATCAAGTTCGCGTCATGGTTAAGACCCTCGAAGGCCTCAAGGAAAATAAACAAGATCCCCAAAAGCGCAGGTTGCACCTGCACTTTTTCTCCTCTCCGACCAGGGTTCTGGATTCGCAGGGCCGGGTTTCGGGACTTGAGATAGAGCGCACCAAGCTGGACGGCACGGGCAACGTTGTGCCAACCGGGGAGTTCGAAACTTTCCCAATTCAAGCCCTTTACAGGGCGGTCGGTTATTACGGGTCGCCGCTCGCGGAATTACCTTTCGATGAGAAAAAAGGCATCATTCCAAACGATGGTGGTCGAGTATTAGATGACGCCGGCTTGCAGATCCCGGGAATCTATTGCACCGGCTGGATCAAGCGCGGGCCGGTAGGGCTCATTGGCCACACCAAGGCCGATGCAATCGAGACCATTGGTCACGTTATTGACGATAAGCCGATGTGGCTAAAACCCTCTAGGCCGGGGGAATCCCAGATTATTGAGACTCTAAACAAAAAAGCTGTTAGGTTTGTGGGCTGGCCGGGTTGGCTCAAGATAGATTCGACTGAAAGATCCCTTGGTGAGAATCAGGGCCGAGAGCGCATCAAGCTATTTGATCGCTCAGAAATGCTAGATATTTCAGAGAGCTAG
- a CDS encoding class I SAM-dependent methyltransferase has product MSKADLNKKPAEVAAMFDDVAVSYDKTNDLLSFGQARLWRKAVADAVNAQSGQAVLDIAAGTGTSSMAFLKPGVRVVAADFSKGMQAEGKKRFPELEFVFADAMKLPFADKEFDAVTISFGLRNVENHKVALGEFYRVLKPGGKLVVCEFSYVPGILGPFYRFYLAKVLPIFSRVFSKTPEAYNYLADSIAAWPKQAVLKKDIEAVGFKEVTYKNLTLGIVCMHQGLKS; this is encoded by the coding sequence GTGAGCAAGGCAGACCTAAACAAAAAACCCGCAGAAGTAGCTGCGATGTTTGACGATGTAGCGGTGAGTTACGACAAAACAAACGACCTACTTTCTTTTGGGCAAGCCCGTCTCTGGCGCAAGGCCGTAGCGGATGCTGTGAATGCTCAAAGCGGCCAAGCTGTTTTGGACATCGCCGCTGGAACCGGGACCTCTTCGATGGCTTTTCTCAAGCCGGGTGTCCGAGTCGTGGCGGCTGATTTCTCAAAGGGCATGCAAGCCGAGGGTAAAAAGCGGTTCCCAGAACTTGAATTCGTTTTTGCGGATGCCATGAAATTGCCCTTTGCGGATAAAGAGTTTGATGCGGTGACGATATCTTTCGGGCTTCGAAATGTGGAGAACCACAAGGTTGCTCTCGGTGAGTTTTATCGAGTTCTAAAACCGGGTGGCAAGTTGGTGGTTTGTGAGTTCTCCTACGTGCCGGGCATTCTTGGGCCTTTTTATAGATTTTATTTGGCGAAGGTGTTGCCGATTTTTTCTCGAGTTTTTTCTAAAACCCCAGAGGCTTATAACTATTTAGCCGATTCGATTGCGGCTTGGCCGAAGCAGGCGGTGCTCAAAAAGGACATCGAGGCTGTTGGATTCAAAGAAGTAACTTATAAAAACCTGACTCTAGGCATAGTTTGCATGCACCAGGGGTTGAAGAGCTGA